GGCTCGCTCTCACTTATATTCTGCTTCGTACCTTAGGCTCAAACAAGCCAAACATGAATCTAAGGAAAGTCCGCCTATGCCTATTAGGGCTGGGGCTCATTCTGTTCTATGCCCCCTTACAGGCTCAAATCGACAGTGTTTATTTACAAAGTCTGGAATGGCGAAATATTGGTCCCTGGCGAGGCGGTCGTTCTTGCGCTGTGACTGGCGTTCCCGGGCAGGCCAATCTCTTTTATTTTGGCAGTACCGGCGGTGGGGTTTGGCGAACTACTGATGCCGGAAACAGCTGGGAGAACATTTCCGATGGCTATTTCGGAGGAAGCATAGGAGCCATCGCCATAGCACCCAGTGATCCAAATGTTATATATGTTGGTCAAGGGGAAGAAACCGTTCGCGGGAATGTGAGTTCCGGCTTTGGAATGTGGAAAAGCCTCGATGCCGGAAAAACCTGGCAGTTCATCGGTTTAATGGAAAGTCGTCATATTACCCGCATCCGGGTACACCCTAAAAATCCAGACATCGTTTATGCCGCTGTGCTCGGAAATCTCTATCGAGATACCGAAGAAAGAGGAGTGTATAAATCAATCGATGGAGGGAAAAGCTGGCAGCGAATCTTATTTTCCGATGCAGGCAGTGGTGCCATTGACTTGCTTATCGACCCTCAAAATTATCGTACCATATATGCCAGTACCTGGACCATCCGCAGAACTCCCTATTCCTTATCCAGTGGAGGTTCTGGATCTAAATTGTGGAAAAGCACGGATGAAGGTCAAAATTGGCAAGAGCTATCCAGCAAAGAAGGCTTTCCTCAAGGACTAAAAGGAATTATCGGCATTGCCGTTTCTCCAGTGAACAATCAAAGAGTTTGGGCCCAAGTAGAGAATGAACCGGATGGTGGATTATACCGCAGTGAAGACGGAGGCCAAAGTTGGAAGCAAGTGAATAATCAGCGGGCCTTACGCCAAAGAGCATGGTACTATACCCGCATTTATGCCCACCCTACCGATATCGATCAATTATATGTGATGAATGTACGCTACCATCATTCCAAGGATGGCGGTAAAAGCTTTACTCCTCATAATGCACCCCATGGCGATCACCATGATTTATGGATTGATCCCACTGCTCCGGAGCGCATGATTATCGGTGATGATGGCGGAGCACAAATTAGCTTCGATGGCGGTCAAAACTGGACTACCTACTACAATCAACCGACCGCTCAATTCTATAGAGTTAAGGTAGATAATCATTTCCCTTTCCGGATTTATGGCGCCCAACAAGACAATAGCTCCATACGCATCAAACACAGAAGCGACGGGGCCTTTATCACCGAGAATGATTGGGAAGAAACCGCCGGTGGAGAAGCTGGTCATCACGCTATTTACCCTGCCGATGAAGACATTGTATTCGGTGGCGAATACGGTGGCTTTATGATGCGCTTGAACCATCGTACCCATGAAATTCAAGCTACCAATGTTTGGCCTAATAATCCACTCGGGCATGGTGTGGAAAACATGAAATACCGCTTCCAATGGAATTATCCCATGTTCTTTTCGAAACACGAGCCCGAATTGCTTTATGCCTTTAGCAATCATGTGCATCGCAGCAAGGATTTGGGTCGCAGTTGGGAAACTATTTCCGGTGACTTAACTACCAATGACAGTACGAAACAAGGTCCATCCGGCGGCCCCATCACCAAAGACAATACGGCAGTTGAATACTATTGTACCATTTTCGCTGCTGCCGAATCCATATTGGAAGCCGGCGTGCTGTGGACCGGTAGTGATGATGGCAAGGTGCATATCAGCAGAGACCACGGAAAAAACTGGCAGGAGGTAACACCTAAGGACCTCCCTCCTTTTACCCAAATAAATAGCATGGAGGCCGATCCATTTAATGCCGGTGGACTTTATTTGGCCGGAACACGCTACAAATGGGGCGATTTTAGTCCCTACCTCTACTACAGCTCCAATTATGGTAAAAGCTGGAAGCGAATTGATAAAGGCATTGATCGCAATCATTTTAGTCGGGTAATTCGCTGTGATCCCCATCAGGAGGGATTGCTATTCGTTGGTACTGAGTATGGCCTTTACCTTTCGGTGGATGGTGGTCAGCATTGGCAAGCGTTTCAAAATAACCTGGCCCAGAGTCCCATTACTGATCTGGCCATTAAAGACCAGCATCTAATTGCCGCCACCCAAGGGCGAGGATTTTGGATTTTGGACGATATCGGTCCCCTGTATGAAATGAAACCCGGCTTTAAAAGCAGCGAACATTTCTACCATCCTAAAGACAGCTATTTGATGCAGGCGGGATATGGTGGCAAATCCAAGAGCGCGGGGGAAAATCACCCCAATGGAGCCATCTTCAATTATTATTTGGAAGCTATCGATTCAAGCTTCGACTATCAGTGGTTGATATCGGATTCTGAAGGGAATCTCATTCGGAAGTTCAGCTCACAATCCAAAGACAAGCAAGAAAATTGGAAACCAGAAGCCGGGGCCCATCGCTTTGTTTGGGACATGCGCTTAAAAGGCTTCGAGCCCTTAGAAGGCATGATACTTTGGTTCGTACTGCGTAATGGTCCCTATGCCCTACCTGGTAATTATAAGGCGCAATTGATCACTCCCGCAGATACCTTGACTCAAGATCTAGTACTGGTTTTGGATCCGCGCGTTTCAAGCGGAATGCCCGAATTAAAGGCCCAGCAAGAATTCATGCTTCGGATTCGTGATGGTTTGGATAGCACTAATCAATGCATCCAAGAAATTCGCAGTTTGAGAGGTGATTTGCAAAGAGCCCAAGAACGAGTGGAAGATTCTGCACTTCTTTCGAAAATCCAAAATTTATTGGATCGCAGTGAGGCCATTGAAAAGGCACTCTATCAAACTCAAAACCGCAGTCCACAAGACCCTTTAAATTTCCCTATTCGACTCAATAACAAGTACGGACATTTAGGAGCCTTGGCGGGAATTGGTTTTCAAGCACCTACGCAAGCCATGTTAGGCGTTGAAGCCGAACTTAATCAAGCCATTAATGAGCAATTGCAAGAATGGAATGCCTTGAAAAAGGAAGTCGCCAGCCTGAATGCTGAATTAAGGGCCAGTGAATTTGAAATTTTAAAGTGGTAAACTGACAATTGTCCATAAGTCAAACGAGCAATATTTAAGACCTTTGTGTAAATTTTTAGACCATGTCTGAAACCAAGCTGTTTTCGGAATTCTCGGCCAGTACGGAAGCCGAGTGGAAAGCAAAAATTGAAAAAGACCTCCGTGGCAAAGCCTATGAAGAGCTAGTGCGGATGAGTCCGGATGGAATTCCCATTCAACCAATCTATAGTACAGAAAGTACCGAAATCCATCAACAAGCTTTAAAGGAGCATCCCAAATGGGACAATGTGATTGAGATCTTAGTTCTGGATGCCGAGAAAGCTAATGAGGAAGCCTTGAATTATCTAAATCGCGGCGCTACTTCCCTCCTCTTTTATCTACCCGGAAAGGTTGATTTGAAAACCTTGTTGAAGGACATTCAATTGGAATACATCTGCAGCAATTTTGTGATTGAAGGACATACAGAGTATTACCGCGATTCCTTCCAACAACTAATAGCTGAAAGAGCTTTGGATGAGGAAGAATTAGAAGGAAGCTTCAATTTTGATCCCCTGGAAAACCTAGCTCGCACTGGGAATTGGTTTCAGAACGAGGAAAGCGATTTCCAAGCTTTACAAGCCTTACAGCAAGCTGAGTTTAAAGGCATGCGCAGTTTGGCTATTAATGCCAATCTGTTTGCTAATGCCGGAGCCAGTCCTGCCCAGCAAATTGGTATTGCCCTGTCTATGGCTTACGAATATGTGTATCGCTTGGACCTAAAAAACAGTCGTGGCTTTTGGATCAATTTCGCCATTGGTTCCGATTATTTTTCAGAGATCGCCAAATTGCGGGCCTTCCGCAGAGTATGGCAACAATGGCAAGCCGAATTGGGCTTCGAACAAAAGGAAGTACGCATATATGCCGAAACCAGCCTTCGCAATAAGAGCTTGCTAGATAAATACAATAACCTGATTCGTACCACAGCCGAAGCTATGGCCGCAGTGATTGGTGGTGCCACCGAAGTTTGCGTAAAAGGCTTTGGCGAACCTTTGGAAGATTTAGGATTTTTCCCTCGTCGTTTAGCTTTAAACCAGCTTAATCTATTGCAGCACGAATGTCGCTTCGACCAGGTAAGAGATATGGGAGCTGGCAACTATTGGGTGGAAAACCTAACGGATGCTCTTGCCGAAAAAGGCTGGGCATTCTTCCAGGAAATTGAGGCCGAAGGTGGTTATGTGGCTGCCTTAAAATCGAATTGGTTGCAAAATCAAATTTCTGAAATGGCCCAGGCAGAACAAGATCGCTTCGATTCTGGCGAATTGAAAATGATCGGGGTAAACATCTACCGTAAGGATCAGGAAGAGTTTAGTGAAGAAGTACGCAATGCCTTAGCTCGACCCAAGGCCGAGAAAAATGGCATCGTTCAGCCTATTGAAGCCAAGCGCCTGGCCGAATCACTGGAAAAGGAAATCATACTTGAAAAAGCCTAGTTATGAGCCGTCATAAATTTAGTTCAAACTATCAGGCCCAAGCCTATGAGGCTCCCCAAGCGGAACGTCATTATTGGCAATCGCCCGAAGGACTGGAAATCCCCAGTCTCTTCAATAAAAAAGACTTTGAAAAATTACAG
The Croceimicrobium hydrocarbonivorans genome window above contains:
- a CDS encoding WD40/YVTN/BNR-like repeat-containing protein, whose protein sequence is MNLRKVRLCLLGLGLILFYAPLQAQIDSVYLQSLEWRNIGPWRGGRSCAVTGVPGQANLFYFGSTGGGVWRTTDAGNSWENISDGYFGGSIGAIAIAPSDPNVIYVGQGEETVRGNVSSGFGMWKSLDAGKTWQFIGLMESRHITRIRVHPKNPDIVYAAVLGNLYRDTEERGVYKSIDGGKSWQRILFSDAGSGAIDLLIDPQNYRTIYASTWTIRRTPYSLSSGGSGSKLWKSTDEGQNWQELSSKEGFPQGLKGIIGIAVSPVNNQRVWAQVENEPDGGLYRSEDGGQSWKQVNNQRALRQRAWYYTRIYAHPTDIDQLYVMNVRYHHSKDGGKSFTPHNAPHGDHHDLWIDPTAPERMIIGDDGGAQISFDGGQNWTTYYNQPTAQFYRVKVDNHFPFRIYGAQQDNSSIRIKHRSDGAFITENDWEETAGGEAGHHAIYPADEDIVFGGEYGGFMMRLNHRTHEIQATNVWPNNPLGHGVENMKYRFQWNYPMFFSKHEPELLYAFSNHVHRSKDLGRSWETISGDLTTNDSTKQGPSGGPITKDNTAVEYYCTIFAAAESILEAGVLWTGSDDGKVHISRDHGKNWQEVTPKDLPPFTQINSMEADPFNAGGLYLAGTRYKWGDFSPYLYYSSNYGKSWKRIDKGIDRNHFSRVIRCDPHQEGLLFVGTEYGLYLSVDGGQHWQAFQNNLAQSPITDLAIKDQHLIAATQGRGFWILDDIGPLYEMKPGFKSSEHFYHPKDSYLMQAGYGGKSKSAGENHPNGAIFNYYLEAIDSSFDYQWLISDSEGNLIRKFSSQSKDKQENWKPEAGAHRFVWDMRLKGFEPLEGMILWFVLRNGPYALPGNYKAQLITPADTLTQDLVLVLDPRVSSGMPELKAQQEFMLRIRDGLDSTNQCIQEIRSLRGDLQRAQERVEDSALLSKIQNLLDRSEAIEKALYQTQNRSPQDPLNFPIRLNNKYGHLGALAGIGFQAPTQAMLGVEAELNQAINEQLQEWNALKKEVASLNAELRASEFEILKW
- a CDS encoding methylmalonyl-CoA mutase family protein, whose amino-acid sequence is MSETKLFSEFSASTEAEWKAKIEKDLRGKAYEELVRMSPDGIPIQPIYSTESTEIHQQALKEHPKWDNVIEILVLDAEKANEEALNYLNRGATSLLFYLPGKVDLKTLLKDIQLEYICSNFVIEGHTEYYRDSFQQLIAERALDEEELEGSFNFDPLENLARTGNWFQNEESDFQALQALQQAEFKGMRSLAINANLFANAGASPAQQIGIALSMAYEYVYRLDLKNSRGFWINFAIGSDYFSEIAKLRAFRRVWQQWQAELGFEQKEVRIYAETSLRNKSLLDKYNNLIRTTAEAMAAVIGGATEVCVKGFGEPLEDLGFFPRRLALNQLNLLQHECRFDQVRDMGAGNYWVENLTDALAEKGWAFFQEIEAEGGYVAALKSNWLQNQISEMAQAEQDRFDSGELKMIGVNIYRKDQEEFSEEVRNALARPKAEKNGIVQPIEAKRLAESLEKEIILEKA